Proteins co-encoded in one Capsicum annuum cultivar UCD-10X-F1 chromosome 9, UCD10Xv1.1, whole genome shotgun sequence genomic window:
- the LOC107842717 gene encoding serine/threonine-protein kinase dst1 isoform X2: protein MENAFLRMEKPPTDDICPICFGNIVVPCRCPCGHWYCGKGSYGPVYKTRHLRTSEMVAIKVISLSEWDEGYEEIRGEIEMLQQCSHLNVVRYLGSYQGEEYLWIVKEYCGGGSVADLMNVTDEALEEYQIIYLSRGIEDVM from the exons ATGGAGAATGCATTTTTGAGAATGGAGAAGCCTCCTACTGATGATATTTGTCCTATTTGCTTTGGAAATATTGTTGTTCCTTGTCGATGTCCCTGCGGTCACTGGTACTGTG GGAAGGGTTCATACGGTCCTGTTTATAAAACTCGACACTTGAGGACTTCAGAAATGGTTGCCATCAAAGTCATATCATTATCTGAATGG GATGAAGGCTATGAAGAAATTCGAGGTGAAATTGAGATGTTACAGCAGTGCAGTCATCTAAATGTTGTTCGCTATCTTGGTAGCTACCAAGGAGAAGAGTACCTTTGG ATAGTAAAGGAGTATTGTGGGGGTGGAAGTGTTGCTGACTTGATGAATGTTACAGACGAGGCTTTAGAGGAgtatcaaataatttatttgtcGAGAGGCATTGAAG ATGTGATGTAG
- the LOC107842717 gene encoding serine/threonine-protein kinase dst1 isoform X1, protein MENAFLRMEKPPTDDICPICFGNIVVPCRCPCGHWYCGKGSYGPVYKTRHLRTSEMVAIKVISLSEWDEGYEEIRGEIEMLQQCSHLNVVRYLGSYQGEEYLWIVKEYCGGGSVADLMNVTDEALEEYQIIYLSRGIEGPLLSALYF, encoded by the exons ATGGAGAATGCATTTTTGAGAATGGAGAAGCCTCCTACTGATGATATTTGTCCTATTTGCTTTGGAAATATTGTTGTTCCTTGTCGATGTCCCTGCGGTCACTGGTACTGTG GGAAGGGTTCATACGGTCCTGTTTATAAAACTCGACACTTGAGGACTTCAGAAATGGTTGCCATCAAAGTCATATCATTATCTGAATGG GATGAAGGCTATGAAGAAATTCGAGGTGAAATTGAGATGTTACAGCAGTGCAGTCATCTAAATGTTGTTCGCTATCTTGGTAGCTACCAAGGAGAAGAGTACCTTTGG ATAGTAAAGGAGTATTGTGGGGGTGGAAGTGTTGCTGACTTGATGAATGTTACAGACGAGGCTTTAGAGGAgtatcaaataatttatttgtcGAGAGGCATTGAAG GGCCTCTCCTATCTGCACTCTATTTTTAA